CTGGCCCGCTTTTCAAGCAACCCCTTATTCCCATGACTATACTTTCACTCACAGACTATACCCTGAGATAAATACCGAACTGTTTATGAAATCTGCTGAACAAATGAAGGGTTTACTAAAAGAAGCAGATGTATTAATGGATCACATAACAAATTCCTCAGAATGGACCGCAGAACTTATGAAGGCAGCTCAGCAATCAAATAAAAGTGAAGTAATTCAATTACTAAAGTCTACAGGTGTTCAGTCAAAGATGGACGTAAGTTACACGCCAGATGGACTAAACATTATGTTATATACTTCTGTTGGAGATTTAGATTGCGGTCACTTGAGGATATCGATTCGCTGGAGATAATCTAAATGGGATGAAATATAAAAACCCATGAAACTAGCTTTCTAGTTTCATGGGTTTTAATGAGGACAAATACCTGTCAAAAAATCAGGCGTTTTTATATTTTTCTTAATGCCCAAGCGAGCGCATGATAAATTCGATGAGAAAGACCATGGCGATGAGTACGACAGGGGTAGAAAGCTCACGCTGCTTCCCAATGGCAAATTTCACAATCGGGTATGCAATAAATCCAAACGCCATTCCATCAGCGATGGAGTAGGTGAAAGGAATCATCACAATAATCAGAAAAGCAGGCATGGCTTCTGATAGTTCATCCAGTGGGATCTCTTTAATATTTTGAACCATTAACGCACCAACTATGATTAAAATCGGGCTGATAGCTGTCGAAGGAACCATTGAGATCCAGGGAATTAAGAACAGGGTTCCAATAAACAGGATCGCCATTGTCAAAGCGGCTCTTCCGGTTTTACCACCTGAAGCGATTACTGCCGCGCTTTCAGCAGATGAGACAGTAGGAGACGTTCCTAAAAACCCACTGCTTAACGCAGAAAAAGAAGCGGCTTGAAAGGATCGTTTAAACTTTCCTTTCTGTTCAAGCATTCCGAGCTGTCCATGAATCAATCCCATATTCTCGAAAATAAGAACAATGGCAAGTGGGAATACAGCCATCCAAAATCCGAAATCACTAAGTCCTGAGAAGTCAGGGATAAATACCCAGGATTGTTCATCAAGAGATATCATGGAGCCTGGGGCCTCAAGAATTCCAGTGAAGTGGGCAATAATCGTTCCTACGATCATGGTTACAAGAAAATTACCTGGAACGTTCCGTGTAAAAAGAAAAATCCCGATAAACAAGGTGATCAGGCTCGTGATCACAACGGCTGAAGATGGGTTTCCTAGACTAATTAAGGAATATTCCCCACGAACAACGAGTCCGCCTTTCTCTAGCCCAATCAGTGTCAGAAACAGACCAAGCCCTACAGTGATCGCGTGCTTTAAAGATTCGGGAATTGCGTGCTTAAGCCAGTCTCCAAGTCTGGTAAAAGCTGTTATTAAAAACAGCAGGGAAGCGATACATACGACGGCCAGTCCTTCTTGAAAGCTAAGACCGCTCCCTTCGACAATCGAGTAGGCAAATAAGGCGTTAACCCCCATACCTGGAATGAGAACCATAGGCGCATTCGCGTATATGGCCATGATCAAACAGCCAATCGCACTGGCAAGAATAGTGGCTACCATCCCGCTCTCGAGCGGAAGTCCGGCACTCTCTAGTATCTGACTGTTAACGGCTACGATATAAACCGTGGTAAAGTACCCGATCAGTCCGGCTGTCCACTCTTTCTTCCAGCTGACGTTTTGAGTCTGGTGATTGAACATTTCAATCTCCTCTATGAAATTATCCCTCTCCCGCCCGGCTACCGAGTAACCCACAAATTTTTATTCTACTCTTCTCCAACCTTTCTATCAAGTTTATCTGTTCTTTTTTGTAAATAGTAAGCTGTTAGATTAGGATTGTGATAAAATATAGTAGGATCAAATTGCGAAAGTAAGCGTTTTCTTATTGGAAACCAAGAGAGAAAATAGGGATGGTGAAAGAAATGAAATATAGATCAGTATTCGATATTATCGGTCCGGTTATGATTGGACCGTCCAGTTCACATACGGCTGGAGCAGCTCGGATTGGAAGAGCCGCCCGTCATCTATTTGGCAGAGAGCCAAAGTATGCGAATGTCCACTTGTATGGTTCATTTGCAAAAACCTATAAAGGTCACGGAACGGATGTGGCCATAATTGGCGGATTGTTGGATTATGACACATATGACGAACGAATTCGGGATGCTTTAAAAACAGCTCGAAAAAATGGCATGAAGGTGCGTTTTTATGAAGAAGAAGCACATACGGACCATCCGAATACGGCACGTCTAAAAATAGGTGATGACGACGGTGAACTTGAGCTTGTCGGAATCTCAATTGGCGGGGGTAAAGCGGAAATTACCGAACTGAATGGATTTGAATTACGGTTATCCGGGAGTCATCCTGCTATCCTTCTAATTCACAATGATCGATATGGTGCCATTGCATCCTCTACAGCCATTTTAGCTAAACATGAAATTAATATCGGACGTATGGAAGTCTCGAGAAAAGCTCAGGGCGAACAGGCACTTATGGTCATAGAAGTGGATCAGAATATTGATGATTCCGTCTTAAGTGAGCTTGAACGTGCCGATCACATTACCCAGGTGGCGAAAATATCCGACTAACATTTATTCAGGGAGGGTTTATCTATGTTTCGAAATGTTGCCGAGCTAGTTGAGCTAGCTGAAAGTGAAAATATACAAATCTCAGAAGTTATGATCAGACAGGAGATGGAAGTTAAAGAGTTAACGAGAGAAGAAGTTTATCAACATATGGAAAAAAACCTGGAGGTTATGGAAAAAGCGATCGAAGATGGTTTGAAAGGGGTAAAATCCCACAGTGGACTGACTGGTGGAGACGCTGTTCTTATCCAGAATTACATGAAAAATCATACACCTCTCTCGGGTAATTTACTTATGGATGCCGTTAGTAAAGCAGTGGCTACCAATGAAGTTAATGCAGCGATGGGGACCATTTGTGCCACCCCCACGGCAGGGAGCGCGGGGTGTGTCCCGGGCACTTTATTTGCTGTGAAAAACCAGCTGAACCCAACACGGGACCAAATGGTACGTTACCTGTTTACTTCGGGTGCCTTTGGTTTTGTAGTCGCGAACAATGCATCGATATCTGGAGCTGCCGGAGGCTGTCAGGCTGAAGTAGGCTCAGCAGCGGGAATGGCGGCTGCTGCTATTGTGGAAATGGCAGGAGGGACGCCTTCTCAGTCAGCAGAAGCGATGGCCATTACCCTGAAGAATATGCTAGGTTTAATATGTGATCCCGTTGCGGGTCTGGTGGAGGTTCCTTGTGTGAAAAGAAATGCTATGGGAGCTTCAAATGCCGTTGTGGCAGCAGACATGGCCCTGGCAGGAGTGACCAGTCGTATTCCTTGCGATGAAGTAATCGATGCGATGTATAAAGTTGGTCAGCGTATGCCTTCAGCTTTTCGTGAAACTGCTCAAGGCGGCCTTGCTGCCACTCCTACGGGAAGAGAATTAGAAGCAAAAGTATATGGAATTTCGTTGAAGAAAGAGTGAATAGTGTGTTAACCCAATCGATTAGTGAATTAAAAGGAATTGGAGAGAAACTGGAATCACAGTTGAATGAACTTGGTCTTTTTACGATAGAGGATCTTCTGTTTTATTTCCCGTTTCGGTACGATTCTTATGAAGTCAAACCATTAACTGAATTGACCCATAATGAAAAAGCTACGATCGAAGGGGAGGTTGTTTCTGAACCTTCCCTTAGCTTTTTTGGCCGGAAAAAATCCCGATTAACGTTTACACTCCAAGTGGAGCAGTTTGCTGTAAAAGCTGTTATGTTCAACCGGGCTTTTGCGAAAAAACAGCTTCATGCAGGAGATACAGTGACGGTTACAGGGAAGTGGGATCAACAGAGGCTGCAGATCACTGTCAGCCAGTTTAAGAAAGGTGAATCCAAAAGTCAGGCCCCGATTCAGCCTGTCTATACTTTAAAAGAAGGAGTACCCCTTACTACTCTTCGAAAGTACATTAAGGCTTCAATTGATGCCTATGAACATGAGATACCTGAAATTCTGCCTGAGGAACTACAGCGGGCGTACAAGTTGCCCGAACGCCCGCAAGCTATTCGGCAGATGCATTACCCTGATAATAGAATCATGTTAAAGCACGCCAAGCGCAGGTTCATATATGAGGAGTTTCTCATTTTTCAGCTTAAAATGCAGTTGTTGAGAAAACATCATCGGGAGTCAACTACAGGGAACGCCCAGTCTTATGACAATGGTAAACTAACCTCTTTTGTTCAGGCCCTTCCATTTGAATTGACTCAGGCGCAGAAGCGTTCTCTTGCGGAAATTCTGAAAGACATGAAAAATCCTCACCGAATGAATCGTCTCCTTCAGGGTGATGTAGGATCTGGTAAAACGGCAGTGGCTGCCATTGCTCTTTATGCCTCAATTACCGCAGGGAAACAGGGAGCGCTTATGGTTCCGACGGAAATCCTTGCGGAGCAGCATTTTCAGTCGCTTATGGAAATGTTTGAAGGTCGTGCTACTGTCGCTCTCCTAACCGGATCGATTAAAGGAAAAAAGCGTCGTGAGATCTTAGAATCCGTTCGGGCAGGGGATATTGATATATTAATTGGGACCCACGCACTGATTCAGGATGAAGTCGAGTTTCATGATTTGGGTTTTGTTATTGTTGATGAACAGCATCGTTTTGGAGTCCGTCAGCGGAGAACACTGAGAGATAAAGGACTTTATCCCGATGTTCTATTTATGACGGCGACCCCAATACCAAGGACACTTGCGATTACAGCATTTGGGGACATGGATGTGTCTGTGATTGATGAAATGCCGGCAGGAAGAAAGCCGGTAGAAACTTACTGGGTAAAGGGAGAAATGACAGATAGGGTGTTATCGTTTATTCAGAAAGAAATTGATCAAGGACACCAGGCGTATGTGATCTGCCCGCTGATTGAAGAATCGGACCAGTTGGATATTCAAAACGCCGTGGAACTATATAACCAGCTCTCCTCTGTTTATGAGCCCAATATACCTGTGGGACTGATGCATGGAAGGCTCCACAATGAAGAAAAAGAGGAAGTCATGCAAGAATTTGCTGAAAACCGATTAAAAGTCCTTGTCTCAACTACAGTCGTGGAAGTTGGAGTTAACGTGCCGAACGCAACGGTGATGGTAATTTATGATGCGGAGCGCTTTGGTCTTTCCCAGCTTCACCAGTTACGTGGGAGAGTAGGGCGCGGGTCAGATCAGAGTTATTGCATTTTACTTGCCGACCCTAAAGGTGATGTAGGGAAAGAGCGGATGAGAATCATGACAGAAACGACAGATGGATTTGAACTTTCGGAGCAGGACTTGAAACTTAGGGGTCCGGGTGATTTCTTCGGAAGAAAGCAGAGCGGTATGCCGGAATTTAAGGTAGCGGATATGGTTCATGACTACCGTGCTCTTGAAACAGCACGCCGCGATGCGGCTGAAATCATCACAGAAGAGCGGCTGGACAAGGATAGTCGTTACCGTCCTTTAAGAGATCTTATTTATCAGGATAAACAAATAATGGGTGAAGTTCTGGATTAGTCAGTTTCTCTCACATATTCTACTTCCGCTCCTCATATGAAACATCATAGATGCTTCGAAGTCTTGATGAAAGCTGGTGGTAGAATGGTTAAAGCGCAACGGCTTAACTACGGGGACCGAGTAGGAGTCATAGCCCCCGCTGGACCTCCAATAGAAGAGGATCTGAAAAGAGGTTTGGACGTTTTACGTTCTTTAGGACTCGATCCTGTACTAGGCGCCCATGTGCTTAATCAGGACCATACTTTTTCATATTTAGCTGCTCGTGATGAAGCAAGGTTAGAGGATTTGCATCGCATGTTTCTGGACCCCTGCATTAAGGCTGTGTTTTGCGCACGCGGGGGATATGGTACGGCACGGCTTGCTCCTTATCTTGATTATTCAATGATCAGTTGCAACCCAAAGGTGTTTTGGGGGTACAGTGATATTACTTATCTACACACCGCCATCTATAAATACAGTAATTTAGTTACTTTCCACGGACCTATGGTAGCTTCTGATCTAGGACGAACTCCCCTGAATAATGAAACCATCCTCTCCTTAGGTCAACTTTTTATGCCGAAGAATATAACTTTCCGTTATCCTGAATTTCCTTTTAATTCAATTCAGAACGGTAAAGCAGAGGGGATACTTGTAGGAGGAAATCTGACTGTACTTGCTGATTCAATGGGCACCGAGTTTGAACTGAATACAGATGACAGAATTCTATTTATTGAAGAAATTAATGAGCCGGCCTACAGAATTGATGCTATGCTTCTACAACTGCAGCTCGCAGGAAAGTTCGCTCATGTTAAAGGGGTTATTCTTGGTGATTTCAACCTCAAGGTTTCTGAGCTAGCTGAGACTCAAAAGGTACTACGCCAGTTCTTCATGCCTTACAAATTTCCTGTCTTGCAAGGATTCCCTTCCGGACATTGTACACCCAATTATGGTATTCCTTTAGGAACAAGAGTGCACTTAGATACGACTGCTCTATTGTTACAAGTTGAAGCAGGGGTAAACTGAGCTGCCATTGGTCGATACATGATCCTTGCGAAATTGATTTTGGTATTATATATTACTATTAGTACCTAGTCATAAAGCGACTGCTTTTGATTAATTGGACGGTGGAATTACGATGAAGAAGTCTAAAAAGATGAGGCAAAAAGAGTTGAAGGAGACGCTTGAGGTTTCGCCATTTACCACGGACGAGGAACTCGCTCGACGCTTTGGAGTCAGCATCCAAACCATTCGATTGGACCGCATGGAAATGTCTATTCCAGAATTGAGAGAAAGAATTAAATCAGTAGCTACCCAGGAATGGAATGAGACTGTAAAAGCCCTGCCGATTGAAGAAGTCATTGGTGAAGTTGTTGACTTAGAGCTGGATGAACGAGCCATTTCTATTTTAGATATTAGACCAGAGCACGTGTTTTCCAGAAATAATATAGCAAGAGGTCATCACCTCTTTGCTCAGGCAAATTCATTGGCAGTGGCCGTAATCAATGATGAACTTGCTTTAACCGCTCGCTCGGATATTCATTTTCGTAGACAAGTGAAACTTGGTGAGCGTGTCGTTTCAAAAGCCAATGTAGAAGGGAAAGATTCCAGGGGTCACACCATTGTGAACGTTCAGAGTTACGTTGGAAATGAAGAAGTGTTTGCGGGCACATTTGAGATGTTCCGTTCGAATCAATAGAAGGAGGATCAATTTATGAAACTAGCTATTGATGCTATGGGCGGGGATCACGCACCAGAAGCCATCGTGAAAGGGGCTGTTCATGCGGCTGAAACGATTAAAGGTGTCGAAATCACTTTAGTCGGAGATCAAGAACAGATTACCCCTTTTCTAAAAGGACAGTCTAATATTAAAGTGATACATACAACAGAAGTGATTACTTCGGAAGATGAGCCTGTCAGGGCTGTCCGAAGGAAAAAAAATGCTTCCATGGTTTTAATGGCTAAGGAAGTGAAAGAAGGAAGAGCAGATGGTTGTGTGTCTGCAGGTAACACGGGAGCATTAATGAGCGCCGGTCTTTTTGTAGTGGGACGAATGGAAGGAGTAGAGCGCCCAGCTCTAAGCCCAACATTACCTACCCAGGACGGTCAGGGTTTCTTAATGCTTGATGTGGGTGCCAATGTAGATGCAAAGCCTGAGCACCTTCTGCAATACGCGGTTATTGGTTCCATTTATGCAGAAAACGTACGAAAAATTTCCAAGCCGCGTGTAGGATTGCTCAATGTAGGGACTGAAGATGGAAAAGGGACAGACCTTACTAAAAAAACGTTCCAGCTTTTGAAAGAGGCCCCAATTAATTTCATTGGAAATGTAGAAGCTCGTGACCTTCTGGATGGTGCGGCGGATGTCGTCGTAACGGATGGATTCACCGGGAATATAGCACTTAAGACCATAGAAGGAACGGCAATGACCATGTTTTCTATGATGAAGAAAACGTTCATGAGCAATCTTAAGACAAAAATTGCTGCAGGATTAGCCAAAAATGACCTGAGAAAACTTAAAGGTCAGCTGGATTATTCAGAGTATGGAGGGGCAGGGCTGTTCGGCCTGGCAGCGCCTGTGATTAAAGCGCATGGCTCCTCTAACGAACGGGCCGCTTATAACGCTATCCGCCAGGCTTGTGAAATGATCGAACTTGATGTCACTCAAACCATCTCGAATACACTGAAGACCATTCAATCAGAGGAGGAAGAAAAGTGAAAAAAACAGCTTTTATTTTTCCAGGACAGGGATCGCAAGAAGTAGGAATGGGTAAAGCAATGTATGACTTCTATCCTTCTGTGAAAAAAATGTTTGATGATGCCGATGACGTACTCGGTTATTCATTGACTACACTTATGTTCGAAGGGCCCCAGGAAGAACTAACTAAAACGGAGAACGCTCAGCCAGCTTTATTGCTGAATAGTGTAGCTATTAACCACGTCTTAAAAGAAGAAGGTATCAAACCTTCTATGACAGCGGGACATAGTCTAGGCGAATATAGTGCTCTTGTAGCTTCCGGTTCCCTTGACCCCATGGCGGCTGTGCAGCTGGTGCATACGCGCGGAAAGTTGATGGAAGAAGCTTATCCAACCGGAAAAGGTTCAATGGCGGCTGTATTGGGGATGTCTCAAGAGGAAATCGAGAAAGTTCTGGAAGGGTTCAATGACGATGAGCCTGTTGACCTGGCGAATATTAATTGCCCTGGGCAAATTGTAATCTCTGGAACAAAAGAGGGAGTATCTCAGGCATCAGAACAGCTGTCCGAAGCTGGAGCTAAGCGTGTACTACCTTTGAATGTGAGTGGACCTTTTCACTCTCGTCTCATGAAACCCGCAAGCGGTGACTTTGCCGACCATTTGTCGAAGAATTCGATTTCGGAAGCGTCTGTACCTGTATATGCGAATGTTACAGCAGGTCCTGTTACAGAAGCAGATGAAATTGAGAAGCTGCTTGTTAAGCAGTTATATTCTCCGGTCCGTTTTCAGCAAATACTTGAAGCATTTGTTGAAGAGGACGTGGATGCCATCGTAGAAATCGGTAACGGAAAAGTCTTGAGCGGACTTGTACGAAAGGTTAAGCGAAGAATGAAAACATTTAATGTGCAGGATCCTGAAACAGTAGACCAATTTATCCAATGGTATAAGGAGGAGTCTTAATGTTACAAGAACAAGCAGCTCTCGTTACCGGGGCTTCCCGTGGAATTGGACGAGCCATTGCTATGGAACTCGCCTCTAAAGGTGCTAAAGTCGCCGTTAACTATGCTGGCAGTGAAGATAAAGCAGAAGCAGTTGTGCAGGAAATTATAGATCAGGGTGGAGAAGCTATCAAAATACAGGCTGATGTAACGAGTGAGGACGACGTTAAACGCATGATTAAAACAGTCGTAGATGAATTCGGCCGCCTTGATATTCTTGTTAATAATGCAGGCATTACGAAAGACAACTTACTTATGAGGATGAAAGAAGAAGAATTCGATTCCGTTATTGATACGAATCTTAAAGGCGTGTTTCTTTGTACCAAAGGCGTAACGCGTCAGATGATGAAACAAAAGTACGGCCGGATCATCAATGTGGCTTCTATCGTAGGGGTTTCAGGAAATGCTGGGCAGGCTAACTATGTAGCTGCAAAAGCAGGGGTGATCGGCATGACGAAATCAAATGCCAAAGAACTTGCTTCAAGGAATATTCAGGTTAATGCAGTTGCTCCGGGTTATATTACTACAGATATGACAGAGGCGCTTACTTTCGAACAAAGAGAACAGATGTTATCCTTAATCCCTCTGAACCGTCTTGGTGAAGCGGCAGACGTTGCTCGTGTTGTCCGTTTTCTAGCTTCAGAAGACGCTGCTTATATGACGGGCCAGACCTTGCATGTTGATGGCGGAATGGTCATGTAAAAATGATATGGTTTTTCGCTTGAAAATTTACTATAATGACTGAAGGGAGGTGAAGTCCAATGGCAGATACATTTGATCGAGTAAAACAAATCATCGTTGATCGTTTAGACGTTGAGGAATCTAAAGTAACAATGGAGGCTTCCTTCAAAGAAGATTTAGAAGCAGACTCTTTAGACGTAGTAGAGCTTGTAATGGAGCTTGAAGATGAGTTTGATATGGAAATCTCAGACGAAGAAGCTGAAAAAATCAATACAGTTGGGAACGCTGTGAATTACATAAACAGTGTGCTATAACCCTTCAAACATGCTGTCTGTGTAAAAGCAGGCAGCCTTTCCTATTGATGAGAAATTTATAGCAAAGGACAAGGTGATTTATGGATGATTTTTCCAGTTTCCAGAAGAGAGTCAATATCCACTTCCAGGATATCTCGTTACTGGAACAAGCTTTCACACATTCATCTTATGTGAATGAGCATCGTAAAACGGAGCGCAAGGATAATGAGCGTCTGGAATTTTTAGGTGATGCTGTTTTGGAATTAGGTGTCTCACAATACTTGTATCGGGAGTATCCTGATATGGCAGAAGGAGAGCTTACCAAGTTCCGCGCTTCTATAGTCTGCGAAGCATCTCTTGTAGATTTCGCTAAAGACCTTAACTTTCATGAGCTTATTTTATTGGGCAAAGGAGAGGAATTAACAGGTGGACGCAACCGGCCGGCCTTGCTCGCTGATGTATTTGAAGCCTTCATTGGTGCTTTGTATTTGGATCAAGGCTTTGAAGAGGTAGTAACATTCTTAGAGAAGTATGTTTACCCTAAGGTTAAAAAAGGTGCTTTTTCTCATGCGATGGATTTTAAAAGTCAGCTACAGGAATTTATTCAGCGGGATAAAAACAGTAAGATTGAATATGAAATTGTAGAAGAAAGAGGACCTGCCCACAGCAGAGAATTTATTGCTCATGTTCGGATCCAGGGAGAAGTTGGTGGAATCGGGGTCGGCAGAACAAAGAAAGAGGCAGAGCAGCGGGCTGCCCAAAAAGCATTAGAAAATCACGGAGCCCTTTCCTGAAAAAAGGACAGGCTAGAACTCGGATGAAGTTCTGGCCTGTCCTTTTTATTATTGAACCTTTTTATTGAGGTTTCCGAAATCTTCCCAATTCTTGAACAAATGTCTGGATCTCTGACACACTTAACTGTCCTTTCATTTGAACAATATCGTGTAATTCCTTAATCTCGTCATACTTCTCTAAATCGTAATCATCCGGGTCCATGATGGTGCGGTTCACAACTTGTAACCGGTCGGCCATATCATTAATAATGAATTCAAGATTCTCGCGCGTAGGTTCTTCTAAACTCAAGACAAATCCTCCTTCAAAGCTCCTAGTATGGGCTAATACATATAATAAAATACTTTTCTGCTTTTTAAAACCCTTTGCTGTAAGGAAAAATTAAAGTTCTTATCGCTCGTCATCACTTCCTACCGTAGGGCGGATGTTTATGATAAAATAAATTAGTTGAGTGAAAGATTGCGAATATACAGGAGGATGAATATGTTCCTCAAACAGTTAGATACCATAGGGTTTAAATCATTTGCTGAAAGAGTAACGGTCGATTTCGTACCGGGCGTCACCTCAGTTGTCGGACCGAACGGAAGCGGCAAAAGTAATATTACGGATGCTATACGCTGGGTGCTGGGAGAGCAGTCAGCCAGATCTCTCAGAGGATCGAAGATGGAAGATATCATTTTCGCAGGCAGTGACACACGAAAAGCGCAGAATATGGCTGAAGTCACTTTGACGCTTGATAATTCTGATCAGACCCTTCCTCTTGATTATCAGGAAGTTAGTGTGATGAGACGAGTGTTTCGTTCGGGAGAAAGTGAATTTTATATTAATAATCAAACATGCAGATTAAAAGATATTGTCGATTTATTTATGGACTCAGGTCTCGGACGTGAGGCTTTTTCCATTATTAGTCAGGGGAAAGTGGAAGAAATTTTAAGCTCGAAAGCGGAAGAGCGGCGCTCGATTTTCGAAGAAGCAGCTGGAGTTTTGAAGTACAAGCAGAGAAAAAAGAAAGCGGAATATAAACTCGCAGAAACTCAGGAGAACTTAAATCGGGTTGAAGATATAATTCATGAAATAGATGGACAGCTTGAACCGCTAAAAGAACAGGCTGCTGTGGCTAAGGACTATTTGGAGAAAAAGGAAGACTTAAAACAAATAGAGGTTTCCCTATTAATCACCCAAATAGAAAATCTTCATGGAGAGTGGCAGGAACTCCTTAAAGAATTGGCTACGGTTAAAGAACAGGAATCAGAACTGCGGTCACATATAGAAGAAAAAGAAACTGCTGTTGTAAAGCAGCGGGACACAATGCAGGCTCTTGATGAATCGATTGAGGATCTACAGGAAACCCTGCTGGTTCTAACTAAAGAGCTGGAAAATCTCGAAGGCAGACGAGAACTTATGAAAGAGCGTCATAAGCACTTTGAAGAGAATAAAACAAAAGTCGAACAGGATTATGAAGAGCTTTCCAGTAAATTGGATGAACTTCAAAAAACAGCTAAGAAGGAAACAAAACAATTAAATGCGTTCAAGAAACAACGAAAGCAGACCAAGGATGATCTTGAGCAGACGAACCAGGCGCTTAGTGAAGATATAGAAGGTATTGAAGATCAGATCGAAGACCTTAAAAGTGATTATATTGATCTTCTGAATGAACAGGCAGCCAAAAGAAATGAAAAGCAGTCTCTCGAAAAGCAGGTATCACAGATCAATTATAAAAAAGGCCATCAACAGACACGCTTCAGTGATCTAAGGGACGAACGAGAAGTCCTCGAAACCAGCTTAACTGAAGCTGTGGAAAATCTGAAGAATATATCCGATCTGCGCGAGAAGAAGGAAAAACATCTAGCCGGCCTTCAAGAAGAACTGGAAGAAAATCAACAATCCTATCAGGAGTGGCAGGAGAAATTATATAAAGGCTACCAATACTTAGAAAAGCTGCGATCGAAAAAAGAAATGCTGGAAGATATGAAGGAAGATTTCTCAGGCTATTATCAGGGTGTTCGTGAAGTATTAAAAGCAAGACAAAACCAGCAGCTTATGAATATTGAAGGTGCTGTACTGGAACTGATCGACATCCCGGGGGATTATTTAACAGCTATTGAGACGGCTCTTGGAGCCCAGGCTCAGCATATTGTTGTTAAAGATGATCAAGCTGGCAGAAAGGCGATTCACTGGCTGAAGAATAATAATAAAGGCCGTGCCACGTTCTTACCTTTAACTTCCATACAGCCGCGTTCCGTACACAACCAAGCGGCTTCAAAACTCCCAGAGCAGGAAGGCTTTGTCGGAGTCGCCGCTGACCTCGTAACGTATGACAGCCGTTTTAAAAAAGCGATCCAACACCTTCTAGGACATA
The Halobacillus halophilus DSM 2266 DNA segment above includes these coding regions:
- the sdaAB gene encoding L-serine ammonia-lyase, iron-sulfur-dependent subunit beta, whose amino-acid sequence is MKYRSVFDIIGPVMIGPSSSHTAGAARIGRAARHLFGREPKYANVHLYGSFAKTYKGHGTDVAIIGGLLDYDTYDERIRDALKTARKNGMKVRFYEEEAHTDHPNTARLKIGDDDGELELVGISIGGGKAEITELNGFELRLSGSHPAILLIHNDRYGAIASSTAILAKHEINIGRMEVSRKAQGEQALMVIEVDQNIDDSVLSELERADHITQVAKISD
- a CDS encoding S66 peptidase family protein, with the protein product MVKAQRLNYGDRVGVIAPAGPPIEEDLKRGLDVLRSLGLDPVLGAHVLNQDHTFSYLAARDEARLEDLHRMFLDPCIKAVFCARGGYGTARLAPYLDYSMISCNPKVFWGYSDITYLHTAIYKYSNLVTFHGPMVASDLGRTPLNNETILSLGQLFMPKNITFRYPEFPFNSIQNGKAEGILVGGNLTVLADSMGTEFELNTDDRILFIEEINEPAYRIDAMLLQLQLAGKFAHVKGVILGDFNLKVSELAETQKVLRQFFMPYKFPVLQGFPSGHCTPNYGIPLGTRVHLDTTALLLQVEAGVN
- the recG gene encoding ATP-dependent DNA helicase RecG, producing the protein MLTQSISELKGIGEKLESQLNELGLFTIEDLLFYFPFRYDSYEVKPLTELTHNEKATIEGEVVSEPSLSFFGRKKSRLTFTLQVEQFAVKAVMFNRAFAKKQLHAGDTVTVTGKWDQQRLQITVSQFKKGESKSQAPIQPVYTLKEGVPLTTLRKYIKASIDAYEHEIPEILPEELQRAYKLPERPQAIRQMHYPDNRIMLKHAKRRFIYEEFLIFQLKMQLLRKHHRESTTGNAQSYDNGKLTSFVQALPFELTQAQKRSLAEILKDMKNPHRMNRLLQGDVGSGKTAVAAIALYASITAGKQGALMVPTEILAEQHFQSLMEMFEGRATVALLTGSIKGKKRREILESVRAGDIDILIGTHALIQDEVEFHDLGFVIVDEQHRFGVRQRRTLRDKGLYPDVLFMTATPIPRTLAITAFGDMDVSVIDEMPAGRKPVETYWVKGEMTDRVLSFIQKEIDQGHQAYVICPLIEESDQLDIQNAVELYNQLSSVYEPNIPVGLMHGRLHNEEKEEVMQEFAENRLKVLVSTTVVEVGVNVPNATVMVIYDAERFGLSQLHQLRGRVGRGSDQSYCILLADPKGDVGKERMRIMTETTDGFELSEQDLKLRGPGDFFGRKQSGMPEFKVADMVHDYRALETARRDAAEIITEERLDKDSRYRPLRDLIYQDKQIMGEVLD
- the sdaAA gene encoding L-serine ammonia-lyase, iron-sulfur-dependent, subunit alpha, translating into MFRNVAELVELAESENIQISEVMIRQEMEVKELTREEVYQHMEKNLEVMEKAIEDGLKGVKSHSGLTGGDAVLIQNYMKNHTPLSGNLLMDAVSKAVATNEVNAAMGTICATPTAGSAGCVPGTLFAVKNQLNPTRDQMVRYLFTSGAFGFVVANNASISGAAGGCQAEVGSAAGMAAAAIVEMAGGTPSQSAEAMAITLKNMLGLICDPVAGLVEVPCVKRNAMGASNAVVAADMALAGVTSRIPCDEVIDAMYKVGQRMPSAFRETAQGGLAATPTGRELEAKVYGISLKKE
- the fapR gene encoding transcription factor FapR; amino-acid sequence: MKKSKKMRQKELKETLEVSPFTTDEELARRFGVSIQTIRLDRMEMSIPELRERIKSVATQEWNETVKALPIEEVIGEVVDLELDERAISILDIRPEHVFSRNNIARGHHLFAQANSLAVAVINDELALTARSDIHFRRQVKLGERVVSKANVEGKDSRGHTIVNVQSYVGNEEVFAGTFEMFRSNQ
- a CDS encoding NCS2 family permease codes for the protein MFNHQTQNVSWKKEWTAGLIGYFTTVYIVAVNSQILESAGLPLESGMVATILASAIGCLIMAIYANAPMVLIPGMGVNALFAYSIVEGSGLSFQEGLAVVCIASLLFLITAFTRLGDWLKHAIPESLKHAITVGLGLFLTLIGLEKGGLVVRGEYSLISLGNPSSAVVITSLITLFIGIFLFTRNVPGNFLVTMIVGTIIAHFTGILEAPGSMISLDEQSWVFIPDFSGLSDFGFWMAVFPLAIVLIFENMGLIHGQLGMLEQKGKFKRSFQAASFSALSSGFLGTSPTVSSAESAAVIASGGKTGRAALTMAILFIGTLFLIPWISMVPSTAISPILIIVGALMVQNIKEIPLDELSEAMPAFLIIVMIPFTYSIADGMAFGFIAYPIVKFAIGKQRELSTPVVLIAMVFLIEFIMRSLGH